From Rhodococcus sp. B7740, one genomic window encodes:
- the fusA gene encoding elongation factor G, translating into MAQDVLTDLNKVRNIGIMAHIDAGKTTTTERILFYTGISYKIGEVHDGAATMDWMEQEQERGITITSAATTCFWNDNQINIIDTPGHVDFTVEVERSLRVLDGAVAVFDGKEGVEPQSEQVWRQADKYDVPRICFVNKMDKLGADFYYTVQTIIDRLGAKPLVIQLPIGAENDFEGVIDLVQMKALVWSGETKLGEKYEIQEIPEHLKERADEYRTQLLETVAESDEALLEKHFGGEELTVDEIKAAIRKMTVNSELYPILCGSAFKNKGVQPMLDAVIDYLPSPLDVAETIGHAVGDEEKEITRKPSADEPFAALAFKIATHPFFGKLTYVRVYSGKVDSGAQVINSTKGKKERLGKLFQMHSNKENAIATASAGHIYAVIGLKDTTTGDTLCDPQNQIILESMSFPDPVIQVSIEPKTKSDQEKLGTAIQKLAEEDPTFSVKLDEDTGQTVIGGMGELHLDILVDRMRREFKVEANVGKPQVAYRETIRKTVDKHDYTHKKQTGGSGQFAKVIIKLEPFEGEDGATYEFENKVSGGRVPREYIPSVDAGAQDAMQYGVLAGYPLVNVKVTLLDGAYHDVDSSEMAFKVAGSQAFKEAARKASPVILEPVMAVEVITPEDYMGEVIGDLNSRRGQIQAMEERSGARIVKALVPLSEMFGYIGDLRSKTQGRANYSMVFDSYAEVPANVSKEIIAKATGE; encoded by the coding sequence GTGGCACAGGACGTGCTGACCGACCTCAACAAGGTCCGCAACATCGGCATCATGGCCCACATCGATGCCGGCAAGACCACCACTACCGAACGCATCCTCTTCTACACCGGTATCTCGTACAAGATCGGTGAAGTTCACGATGGCGCAGCCACCATGGACTGGATGGAGCAGGAGCAGGAGCGTGGCATCACGATCACCTCTGCTGCCACGACGTGCTTCTGGAACGACAACCAGATCAACATCATCGACACCCCCGGTCACGTCGACTTCACCGTCGAGGTGGAGCGCTCGCTCCGCGTCCTCGACGGCGCAGTCGCAGTGTTCGACGGCAAAGAGGGCGTCGAGCCGCAGTCCGAGCAGGTCTGGCGTCAGGCCGACAAGTACGACGTACCGCGCATCTGCTTCGTCAACAAGATGGACAAGCTCGGCGCGGACTTCTACTACACCGTGCAGACCATCATCGATCGTCTCGGTGCCAAGCCGCTGGTCATCCAGCTGCCCATCGGCGCAGAGAACGACTTCGAGGGCGTCATCGACCTCGTGCAGATGAAGGCTCTCGTGTGGAGTGGCGAGACCAAGCTCGGCGAGAAGTACGAGATCCAGGAGATCCCGGAACACCTCAAGGAGCGCGCGGACGAGTACCGCACCCAGCTGCTCGAGACCGTCGCCGAGTCCGACGAAGCGCTTCTGGAGAAGCACTTCGGTGGCGAAGAGCTCACGGTCGACGAGATCAAGGCTGCCATCCGCAAGATGACGGTCAACAGCGAGCTGTACCCGATCCTGTGTGGATCCGCGTTCAAGAACAAGGGCGTTCAGCCCATGCTCGACGCGGTCATCGACTACCTCCCGTCTCCCCTCGACGTTGCCGAGACCATCGGACACGCCGTCGGCGACGAGGAGAAGGAGATCACTCGCAAGCCGTCCGCAGACGAGCCGTTCGCAGCTCTCGCGTTCAAGATCGCGACCCACCCCTTCTTCGGCAAGCTGACCTACGTCCGGGTGTACTCGGGCAAGGTCGACTCCGGCGCTCAGGTCATCAACTCGACCAAGGGCAAGAAGGAGCGTCTGGGCAAGCTCTTCCAGATGCACTCCAACAAGGAGAACGCGATCGCGACCGCATCTGCCGGTCACATCTACGCCGTCATCGGCCTCAAGGACACCACGACGGGTGACACGCTCTGCGATCCGCAGAACCAGATCATCCTCGAGTCCATGAGCTTCCCGGACCCGGTCATCCAGGTCTCGATCGAGCCGAAGACCAAGTCCGACCAGGAGAAGCTGGGAACAGCGATCCAGAAGCTCGCCGAAGAGGATCCCACCTTCTCGGTGAAGCTGGACGAGGACACCGGCCAGACCGTCATCGGCGGAATGGGCGAGCTGCACCTCGACATCCTCGTCGACCGTATGCGTCGCGAGTTCAAGGTCGAGGCCAACGTCGGCAAGCCGCAGGTCGCGTACCGCGAGACCATCCGCAAGACGGTCGACAAGCACGACTACACCCACAAGAAGCAGACCGGTGGCTCCGGCCAGTTCGCGAAGGTCATCATCAAGCTCGAGCCTTTCGAGGGCGAAGACGGTGCGACCTACGAGTTCGAGAACAAGGTCTCCGGTGGTCGTGTGCCCAGGGAGTACATCCCCTCGGTCGACGCAGGTGCTCAGGACGCCATGCAGTACGGTGTTCTCGCCGGATACCCCCTGGTCAACGTCAAGGTCACACTGCTCGACGGTGCGTACCACGACGTCGACTCGTCGGAAATGGCCTTCAAGGTCGCCGGCTCACAAGCGTTCAAGGAAGCTGCTCGCAAGGCCAGCCCCGTCATCCTCGAACCCGTCATGGCCGTCGAGGTCATCACTCCCGAGGATTACATGGGTGAGGTCATCGGCGACCTGAACTCCCGCCGTGGTCAGATCCAGGCCATGGAGGAACGCAGCGGTGCCCGTATCGTCAAGGCATTGGTTCCGCTGTCGGAGATGTTCGGCTACATCGGAGACCTTCGGTCGAAGACGCAGGGCCGCGCTAACTACTCCATGGTCTTCGATTCCTACGCAGAAGTTCCTGCGAACGTCTCGAAGGAAATCATCGCGAAGGCGACCGGAGAGTAA
- the tuf gene encoding elongation factor Tu: MAKAKFDRTKPHVNIGTIGHVDHGKTTLTAAITKVLHDKFPDLNEASAFDQIDKAPEEKARGITINISHVEYQTEKRHYAHVDAPGHADYIKNMITGAAQMDGAILVVAATDGPMPQTREHVLLARQVGVPYILVALNKADMVDDDEIIELVEMEVRELLASQEFDEDAPVIKVSALKALEGDEKWGESVLELMQAVDDSVPDPVRETDKPFLMPVEDVFTITGRGTVVTGRIERGSVNVNEEVEIVGIRPGSTKTTVTGIEMFRKLLDSGQAGDNVGLLVRGIKREDVERGQVIIKPGTTTPHTEFEGNAYILSKDEGGRHTPFFNNYRPQFYFRTTDVTGVVTLPEGTEMVMPGDNTEMSVTLIQPVAMDVGLRFAIREGGRTVGAGRVTKIIK, translated from the coding sequence GTGGCGAAGGCGAAGTTCGATCGGACGAAGCCGCACGTCAACATCGGCACCATCGGTCACGTTGACCACGGTAAGACGACGCTGACGGCTGCAATCACCAAGGTTCTGCACGACAAGTTCCCGGACCTGAACGAGGCCTCGGCTTTCGATCAGATCGACAAGGCTCCGGAGGAGAAGGCTCGTGGTATCACGATCAACATCTCCCACGTCGAGTACCAGACCGAGAAGCGCCACTACGCGCACGTCGATGCACCGGGTCACGCCGACTACATCAAGAACATGATCACCGGCGCGGCACAGATGGACGGCGCAATCCTGGTCGTTGCAGCAACCGACGGCCCGATGCCGCAGACCCGCGAGCACGTGCTGCTCGCCCGCCAGGTCGGTGTCCCGTACATCCTGGTCGCACTGAACAAGGCCGACATGGTCGACGACGACGAGATCATCGAGCTCGTCGAGATGGAGGTCCGCGAGCTCCTCGCTTCGCAGGAGTTCGACGAGGACGCACCGGTCATCAAGGTCTCCGCACTCAAGGCACTCGAGGGTGACGAGAAGTGGGGCGAGTCGGTTCTGGAGCTCATGCAGGCCGTCGACGATTCCGTGCCGGACCCCGTCCGTGAGACCGACAAGCCGTTCCTCATGCCCGTCGAGGACGTCTTCACCATCACCGGTCGTGGCACCGTGGTCACCGGACGTATCGAGCGCGGCTCGGTCAACGTCAACGAAGAGGTCGAGATCGTCGGCATCCGCCCCGGCTCGACCAAGACCACCGTCACCGGAATCGAAATGTTCCGCAAGCTGCTCGACTCGGGTCAGGCAGGCGACAACGTCGGCCTCCTCGTTCGTGGCATCAAGCGCGAAGACGTCGAGCGTGGACAGGTCATCATCAAGCCGGGCACCACGACTCCCCACACGGAGTTCGAGGGCAACGCCTACATCCTCTCGAAGGACGAGGGCGGCCGCCACACGCCGTTCTTCAACAACTACCGCCCGCAGTTCTACTTCCGCACCACGGACGTTACGGGCGTCGTGACCCTTCCCGAGGGCACCGAGATGGTCATGCCCGGTGACAACACCGAGATGTCCGTCACGCTGATCCAGCCGGTCGCCATGGATGTCGGCCTGCGTTTCGCAATCCGTGAGGGCGGTCGTACCGTCGGAGCCGGTCGCGTCACGAAGATCATCAAGTGA
- a CDS encoding 3' terminal RNA ribose 2'-O-methyltransferase Hen1, whose translation MTANATTDFPDASDIGYLLHKHPDRVQTRNLPMGNTTVLYPEVSATRTTVAVLADTDAASGLAVALSRLFKQTLAGVCGHRPELVSAAIDLTIALPAAPSRGAGDLASRMFGPLGWGVQATPIPLDSTQPQWGDSEYIDLVLTGTFTLSAALRHLYVLLPVLDDAKHYWVGEDEADKLVRAAGDWLGDHPESALIASRYLAHRRELVASALDRLVPDVPDDVATPRDPTLAEQRVRAVLAALAGVGAKSVIDLGCGEGRLLRELFATNDFERIVGADVSDRALAKAQRRLRLDDMSDRQRARIELVQSSATYRDVRLHGFDAMVLMEVIEHVDLDRLPALVRSVFLQARPRAVLVTTPNSEYNVLYPGLEPGAFRHVDHRFEFTRAQFEQWCSSVAREHAYAVRVEGIGPVDDMHGTPTEMAVFTREEQSR comes from the coding sequence GTGACTGCAAATGCCACAACCGATTTCCCGGACGCTTCCGACATCGGGTATTTGTTGCACAAGCACCCCGATCGCGTGCAGACGCGAAACCTGCCGATGGGCAACACGACCGTGCTGTACCCGGAAGTCTCGGCCACGCGCACCACAGTCGCAGTTCTCGCCGATACCGACGCCGCCTCGGGACTGGCGGTGGCTCTGTCTAGGCTGTTCAAGCAGACGCTGGCCGGCGTGTGCGGCCACAGACCCGAACTGGTCTCTGCTGCAATCGATCTGACTATTGCGCTACCTGCCGCGCCGTCGCGTGGTGCCGGTGATCTCGCGTCGCGGATGTTCGGTCCGCTCGGGTGGGGCGTTCAGGCGACGCCCATTCCGCTCGATTCGACGCAACCGCAGTGGGGCGACTCCGAATACATCGACCTCGTTCTCACCGGCACGTTCACACTGTCGGCTGCGCTGCGGCACCTGTACGTTCTTCTTCCGGTCCTCGACGACGCCAAGCACTACTGGGTGGGCGAGGACGAGGCCGACAAGCTCGTTCGAGCAGCAGGGGATTGGCTGGGAGATCACCCTGAGTCGGCATTGATCGCCTCCCGCTACCTGGCGCACCGTCGCGAACTGGTGGCGTCGGCGTTGGACCGGCTCGTCCCGGATGTGCCCGACGACGTTGCCACGCCGAGAGATCCGACGTTGGCCGAGCAGCGGGTGCGTGCCGTACTGGCGGCTCTGGCAGGCGTCGGCGCGAAGTCGGTGATCGATCTCGGTTGCGGTGAGGGCCGCCTGCTGCGAGAGCTGTTCGCAACCAACGATTTCGAGCGTATTGTCGGTGCCGACGTGAGTGATCGCGCACTTGCCAAGGCTCAGCGCAGGCTGCGTCTGGACGACATGTCCGATCGGCAGCGCGCTCGGATCGAGCTGGTCCAGTCCTCGGCCACGTACCGCGACGTTCGGTTGCACGGATTCGACGCAATGGTGCTCATGGAGGTCATCGAACACGTCGACCTCGACCGGCTCCCGGCGCTGGTGCGTTCGGTGTTTCTTCAGGCGCGTCCGCGTGCGGTTCTCGTCACCACACCCAACTCCGAGTACAACGTGCTCTATCCCGGCCTCGAACCGGGAGCCTTCCGTCACGTCGATCACCGATTCGAGTTCACCCGCGCGCAGTTCGAGCAATGGTGCTCGTCGGTGGCACGTGAACACGCCTATGCGGTGCGCGTCGAGGGAATCGGCCCCGTCGACGACATGCACGGCACCCCGACCGAGATGGCCGTATTCACCCGAGAGGAGCAGTCCCGATGA
- a CDS encoding polynucleotide kinase-phosphatase: protein MSTFDIPDRSLVVLVGISGSGKSSFAAQHFGPYETVSSDACRGMVSNDPNLQSATKDAFALLEFLVATRLRAGLLTVVDATNVQPAARRALIALAREHDVLPVAVVLDVPESVCAQRNAERTDRTFGREVLRRQQSQLQRSMRGLSKEGFRSVHVLDGVEAVASATFVRTLLRSDRRNLTGPFDVIGDIHGCLAELESLLVTMGYAIERDDDGRPVGATPPPGRTAVFVGDYVDRGPDSVGVLRLVMGMVGSGTALAVPGNHENKLVKALRGRKVITSHGLAETLEQLESESDEFRREVLEFCDGLVAHLVLDGGKLVVAHAGLIEKYHNRASGRVRSFALYGDTTGETDEFGLPVRYPWAQDYRGSATVLYGHTPVPEVEWENNTACLDTGCVFGGKLTALRYPEREVVSVPAEKVWYEPARPMGTFTRDAASLDLSDVIGPTGVETSLRGRVSVRPENAAGALEVMSRFALAPQWLHYLPPTMAPSATSEREGYLEYPTEAFDAYRALGASTVICEEKHMGSRVVVVVCRDSATARKKFDAPEGVLGTAYTRTGRPVFDESLTGEMISGVSDAIEKAGVWDELVSSWLILDCELMPWSAKAEGLIKTEYAAVAAVSRANLGAEAAVLAAAGARGLAVQELQERNTVRQGNLGEFTDAYRRYIWPTDGLDGVRIAPFQVLASNVETYADRPHTWHLDVADRLVAAAPEVFATTRRIEVDLFNPGSVAAAEKWWEELTAKGGEGMVVKPAANAPRGKMQPGTKVRGREYLRLIYGADYTDPDRLTALRNRNVGHKQSMALREYALGMEALDRSVRGEPLYRIHQAVFAVLALESEPVDPRL, encoded by the coding sequence ATGAGTACCTTCGACATTCCGGATCGGTCCCTCGTCGTACTCGTGGGTATCAGCGGCTCCGGTAAGTCGTCGTTCGCCGCGCAGCACTTCGGTCCGTACGAGACGGTGTCCAGTGATGCCTGCCGAGGCATGGTGAGCAACGACCCCAATCTGCAGAGCGCAACCAAGGACGCGTTCGCGCTGCTGGAATTCCTGGTCGCAACCAGGCTTCGGGCCGGTCTGCTCACCGTCGTCGACGCGACGAACGTCCAACCGGCTGCGCGTAGAGCACTGATCGCGTTGGCTCGTGAACACGATGTACTCCCGGTGGCCGTCGTACTCGATGTGCCGGAATCTGTGTGTGCACAGCGGAATGCCGAACGAACCGACAGGACGTTCGGCCGAGAAGTGCTGCGTCGCCAGCAGTCCCAGTTGCAGCGCTCGATGCGAGGGCTGTCCAAGGAAGGTTTCCGCTCGGTCCACGTACTCGACGGTGTCGAGGCGGTTGCGTCGGCGACGTTCGTTCGCACCCTGCTGCGCAGTGATCGTCGCAACCTGACCGGGCCCTTCGACGTGATCGGCGACATCCACGGCTGCCTCGCCGAACTCGAAAGCCTGCTCGTAACAATGGGTTACGCGATCGAGCGGGACGATGACGGCCGCCCGGTCGGTGCGACGCCACCGCCTGGTCGTACCGCGGTGTTCGTCGGCGATTATGTCGATCGCGGACCGGACTCGGTGGGAGTCCTGCGGCTCGTTATGGGAATGGTCGGTTCCGGAACGGCATTGGCAGTTCCGGGTAACCACGAGAACAAGCTCGTCAAAGCACTGCGTGGGCGGAAGGTGATCACCTCGCACGGTCTGGCCGAGACCCTCGAACAGCTCGAATCGGAATCCGACGAGTTCCGCCGGGAGGTTCTCGAGTTCTGCGACGGCCTCGTCGCGCACCTCGTGCTCGACGGCGGCAAGCTCGTCGTGGCGCACGCCGGACTGATCGAGAAGTACCACAACAGGGCGTCGGGCAGGGTTCGAAGCTTTGCTCTCTACGGAGATACCACCGGCGAGACCGACGAATTCGGCTTGCCGGTGCGGTATCCGTGGGCGCAGGACTATCGGGGCTCGGCGACCGTGCTGTACGGGCACACGCCGGTGCCGGAAGTGGAGTGGGAGAACAACACTGCGTGCCTCGATACAGGATGCGTCTTCGGTGGGAAGCTCACGGCGCTGCGCTATCCGGAGCGTGAGGTGGTGTCGGTTCCGGCCGAGAAGGTCTGGTACGAGCCTGCCCGCCCGATGGGCACGTTCACGCGGGATGCGGCATCGCTCGATCTGTCCGACGTCATCGGCCCGACTGGCGTCGAGACGTCGCTGCGTGGACGGGTATCGGTTCGGCCGGAGAACGCCGCGGGCGCACTGGAAGTGATGAGTCGGTTCGCGCTGGCTCCGCAGTGGCTGCACTATCTGCCGCCGACGATGGCTCCGAGTGCAACATCGGAGCGCGAGGGTTATCTCGAGTATCCGACCGAGGCATTCGACGCGTATCGCGCGCTCGGTGCGTCGACGGTGATCTGCGAGGAGAAGCACATGGGCTCGCGGGTGGTTGTTGTGGTGTGTCGAGATTCAGCCACCGCTCGAAAGAAGTTCGATGCGCCGGAGGGAGTGCTCGGCACCGCGTACACGCGGACGGGTCGTCCGGTGTTCGACGAGTCGCTCACCGGCGAGATGATCTCCGGGGTGTCCGACGCGATCGAGAAGGCCGGTGTGTGGGACGAATTGGTCTCGAGCTGGCTGATTCTCGATTGTGAACTGATGCCGTGGTCCGCCAAAGCGGAGGGCCTGATCAAGACCGAGTACGCCGCGGTCGCCGCGGTGTCCAGGGCGAATCTCGGGGCCGAAGCTGCGGTGCTGGCGGCGGCCGGAGCGCGGGGTCTGGCTGTGCAGGAGTTGCAGGAACGCAACACCGTTCGGCAGGGCAACCTGGGCGAGTTCACCGACGCGTATCGCCGGTACATCTGGCCGACGGACGGACTCGACGGAGTTCGGATCGCGCCGTTTCAGGTGCTGGCGTCGAACGTCGAGACGTATGCGGATCGTCCGCACACGTGGCACCTCGACGTTGCCGACCGATTGGTAGCGGCAGCCCCTGAGGTGTTCGCCACCACCCGGAGAATCGAGGTCGATCTGTTCAACCCGGGTTCGGTTGCGGCAGCGGAGAAATGGTGGGAGGAGTTGACGGCGAAGGGCGGCGAGGGCATGGTCGTCAAACCGGCGGCGAACGCTCCGCGCGGAAAGATGCAGCCCGGCACGAAGGTTCGCGGCCGGGAGTACCTTCGGCTGATCTACGGTGCCGACTACACCGACCCGGATCGACTGACTGCACTGCGCAACCGAAACGTGGGACACAAGCAGTCGATGGCGCTACGCGAGTATGCGCTGGGAATGGAAGCACTGGATCGGTCGGTGCGCGGTGAGCCGCTGTATCGCATCCACCAGGCCGTGTTTGCGGTCCTGGCACTGGAATCCGAGCCGGTCGACCCGCGGTTGTAG
- a CDS encoding DUF6286 domain-containing Asp23/Gls24 family envelope stress response protein, with protein MTQAGPDEVDDGREMRGSVEIKDRAISRTAIAAALKDPRVTRTTGGFSRLTGRELPRADVTLGEDTIAVNLYIGVTWPSQITEVTASVHAAVEAALATMTGLHVHRVNVLVSDATLDSGSSSSSDTEESQAIPPRPPTAGPAAMPVALLLGFALLGLAFVAGREFLIAHGHLGGRRWIADAVSWTAGLHWQSWMIAAAIAAVVAGLILVFIGVKPRTKTHSGLGASTVWATATDIARLCSAAAQSTRGVVDAHSVVTRRKIEVRVERDAAYDADRVDVDVREALAPTLSVAAGGRRLTVKQSVAAPTRVS; from the coding sequence ATGACGCAGGCTGGACCCGACGAGGTCGACGACGGCCGCGAGATGCGTGGCAGCGTCGAGATCAAGGATCGGGCCATTTCTCGGACCGCCATCGCGGCGGCACTGAAGGATCCTCGGGTCACGCGCACCACCGGCGGCTTCTCGCGACTGACGGGCCGAGAACTCCCCCGCGCCGACGTCACCCTCGGCGAGGACACGATCGCAGTCAACCTCTACATCGGTGTGACCTGGCCGTCGCAGATCACCGAGGTGACCGCGTCCGTGCACGCCGCCGTCGAGGCCGCGTTGGCGACGATGACGGGGCTGCACGTGCATCGAGTGAACGTCCTGGTATCGGACGCCACACTGGACAGCGGTTCCTCGTCGAGCTCGGATACCGAAGAATCGCAGGCGATTCCACCTCGTCCACCCACGGCCGGGCCCGCAGCGATGCCGGTGGCACTGTTGTTGGGATTCGCGCTTCTCGGTCTCGCCTTCGTCGCCGGGAGGGAGTTCCTGATCGCGCACGGCCACCTCGGCGGACGTCGATGGATCGCCGACGCTGTGTCCTGGACAGCCGGATTGCACTGGCAGAGTTGGATGATCGCCGCCGCGATCGCCGCCGTCGTCGCCGGGCTGATCCTCGTGTTCATCGGGGTCAAGCCGCGCACGAAGACGCATTCCGGCCTGGGCGCGTCGACGGTCTGGGCCACAGCCACGGATATCGCCCGATTGTGCAGTGCTGCAGCGCAGTCCACGCGCGGAGTGGTGGACGCCCACAGCGTCGTCACGCGCAGGAAGATCGAGGTGCGAGTCGAGCGGGATGCTGCTTACGATGCCGACCGTGTCGACGTCGACGTCCGCGAGGCGCTCGCTCCGACACTGTCGGTTGCTGCGGGCGGGCGACGCCTGACGGTGAAGCAGTCGGTGGCAGCTCCGACGAGGGTGTCGTGA
- the ilvA gene encoding threonine ammonia-lyase has translation MRRTPVVASRILSDLTGHEVRLKCENLQRTGSFKPRGAYNRIARLDAEQRARGVVAASAGNHAQGVAWAASQVGIDSTVFMPVGVSLPKLVATKAYGATVHLVGNTVDEALKSAREFAERTGATLIHPFDHLDIVAGQATLGTELLQQMPDVGTIVIPTGGGGLLAGVAAAVKLTKPDIRIVGVQAEGAAAWPASLKAGHPIALTSMSTMADGIAIGLPGSVPFDHVQGWVDDVVTVSEDALSRALVLCIERAKLIVEPAGAAAVAALMTHSADELGLTGSVCAVLSGGNIDPLLLTHVITHGLRAGGRYLAVRVTISDKPGGLTGVLGVVRDAGASVVDVVHSRTGGRLGLEEVDVMLTVETRGPDHRGSVLDALGAAGYAVHVEN, from the coding sequence ATGCGCCGGACCCCCGTGGTGGCCTCGCGAATTCTGTCGGACCTCACCGGCCACGAGGTGCGCCTGAAGTGCGAGAACCTGCAGCGCACCGGATCGTTCAAGCCGCGCGGGGCGTACAACCGCATCGCCCGGCTCGACGCCGAGCAGCGTGCACGCGGGGTCGTCGCGGCCAGTGCCGGCAATCATGCGCAGGGCGTCGCCTGGGCCGCGTCGCAGGTGGGGATCGACTCGACTGTGTTCATGCCGGTCGGAGTGTCGCTACCAAAGCTCGTCGCCACCAAGGCCTACGGCGCAACGGTTCATCTGGTGGGCAACACGGTGGACGAGGCACTGAAGTCGGCGCGGGAGTTCGCCGAACGCACCGGTGCCACTCTCATTCATCCGTTCGACCATCTCGACATCGTCGCGGGGCAGGCGACGCTCGGTACCGAGCTGCTCCAACAGATGCCGGACGTCGGCACCATCGTGATTCCCACCGGCGGTGGGGGACTGCTGGCCGGCGTCGCCGCTGCGGTGAAGCTGACCAAACCCGATATCAGGATCGTCGGGGTACAGGCCGAGGGTGCTGCCGCTTGGCCGGCGTCGCTGAAGGCGGGCCATCCCATTGCGTTGACATCGATGTCGACGATGGCCGACGGCATCGCGATCGGCCTGCCCGGATCGGTGCCGTTCGATCACGTGCAGGGCTGGGTCGACGACGTGGTGACCGTGAGCGAGGATGCGCTCTCTCGCGCGTTGGTGCTGTGCATCGAGCGAGCGAAACTCATCGTGGAGCCGGCGGGTGCCGCGGCGGTGGCAGCGCTGATGACGCATTCCGCGGACGAACTCGGATTGACCGGCTCCGTGTGTGCCGTCCTCTCCGGCGGGAACATCGACCCGCTGCTGCTCACCCACGTGATCACCCACGGTCTCCGGGCGGGTGGACGTTATCTCGCTGTACGCGTGACCATTTCGGACAAGCCGGGCGGACTCACCGGCGTACTCGGAGTGGTGCGTGATGCCGGGGCCAGCGTCGTCGACGTCGTCCACTCCCGTACCGGCGGACGCCTTGGGCTCGAGGAGGTCGACGTGATGTTGACCGTCGAGACCCGCGGACCCGACCATCGAGGTTCGGTGCTCGACGCCTTGGGTGCGGCCGGCTACGCAGTGCACGTCGAGAACTGA